GCCAGGGCATTTTCCACGGCTGTAATCGCCGCATCGGAAGATATGGTGGCACCACTCACGACTTCCACCTCTGTGGAGTTGTTTTCAATGATCCTTTCGATGACTTCAAATATGGCGTCATCTCCGAGACCCTCGGTCTCGTTTTGCTCTAATACTTCAATCTCAACGATTTCTTCGTCGCTGATGAATACTTCTAGGCGCACCGCGCCGCCATAGCCTTCCGCTGTAACTTCATAACTTTGTGCTCCCGCCGTGACGTCCTCTCTTAGGGCGTCATATCCAAGAAGTGCAACTACGGCAATCAGTACCATAGCTATGGTTGCAATGATCTGCTTTTTATCCATTTTTTCATCCCTTTCCCTATTTATTATTTAGTCTTATATTCTCATCTGTACATATTATAACACAGCTTAGTTAATTTTTAAACACAAAATACAATGATTATCGTTTAGTAATGCTTATTGATCCCTAAGGCCTACATCAAGGCTCACCAGGAAACCGAAATGAATCGGGAATTTTATGATTAATCAAGAGAATTTTTGATATAAATGAAAATAAGGACCGATGTAACCGGTGGATTGAAAAATATTAAAGGAGGAATATCGATGAAAATTCAATTCTTAGGACATTCCGCGTTTTATGTGGAGGGAAAAAACTTAAAGGCCTTGATCGATCCTTTTTTGGAAGAGGATCTGCACCAGGATTTCAACGTTGAAGAGTTAAACTATATTTTCCTTACCCATGGTCACGGCGACCATCTGGGAAGTACCGTGGAACTGGCCAAAAAGTCGGGAGCCACCGTGGTGGCCAATCATGAAATCTGTATCTACCTTTCCACCTTCGATGTGGAATGCCACCCCATGCATATCGGGGGACGCACCGCCTTTCCCTTTGGGAAAGTAAAAATGACTCCCGCCCTGCACGGTTCCGGCATCCAAACCGATAAAGGGGTGATCAACGGCGGCAATCCCGGAGGTTTCTTAATCGAAAATGAGGGAAAGAAGCTCTATCATGCCGGGGACACCGGGCTCACCTATGATATGCAGCTGTTGAGAGTGGAGGAAGTGGATGTAGCCTTACTGCCCATCGGAGGCAACTTTACCATGGACGTGGAGGATGCCCTTCGGGCCGTGGATTTTATCGAACCGAAAATCGCAATTCCTATGCATTACAATACTTTTCCCGTAATCGAAGCCTCTCCAAATACCTTTGTTGAAGGCATGGAAAAAGCCCTAGGGAAAATCTTGGCCCCGGGGGAAAGCTTTCAGTTTTAGATGGTTTAGGATCCTCAAGTCCCTCTCCTAGCTTTTCACCACAGACACAAAATTCGGGGAAACCCGAAGGTTCAACGGATCTCCCTGCTTGAGAATCTCATTGGGATGGAGATAGACCAGCAGGGAGATCTTTTTCTTTTTCTGATTGACGACGGCAACCCTGGCTTCCAAGTACTCCCCCACATAGCTAAGGGACTCCACAACTCCTTTGATGTCCCCCTCCTCGGCAATTTCAAAACCGCTGGGACGCAGGGATAACAGTACTTCCTCCCCCTCGGTAAGGATATGGTACTGATTACAGGGAATTCTTCCGATGTCCGTGGCGATCCATCGTTTCCCCGGCTCCACAACACCCTCCATCATATTGGATTCCCCTACAAATCCGGCAACAAAGGCATTCCTCGGGAACTGATAGATCTTTTTCGGACTTCCCTTTTGCTGAATGATTCCGTCTTTCATCACGACGATTTCATCGGATATGGCCAGGGCGTCCTTTTGATCGTGGCTGACCAAAATCCCCGTGGCATTGGCCTTCTTTAATATTCTTTTGACTTCGTTACGCATGGTTTGCTTAAGATTGGTATCCAAATTACTGAAGGGTTCATCCAGAAGAACCACCTCCGGTCTTTTTGCCAGGGCCCGGGCAAGGGCCACCCGTTGCTGCTGTCCCCCGGATAGGTGATGGACCCCTTTGTTTTCAAAACCCTGAAGGTTTACCATCTCCAGCACCTCTTGTACCCGCTGTTTTTTATCCTTTCCCCGATAGCCAAAGCCGATGTTTTCTTCCACGTTTAAATGGGGAAACAGGGCATAATCCTGAAAAACCATGCCGATCTTTCTTTTTTCCGGGGAAACCCAGGTGTTATCCCCCGCCATGAGTTTCCCTCCGATGTTGATTTCTCCGGATTCCGGACGTTCAAATCCGGCAATCAAGCGCAGGGTCGTGGTCTTTCCGCAGCCGCTGGGTCCCAGCAAGGTGATGATACTTCCCCGCTTCACTTTTAAACTGACGTCACACACCGCCGCCCGAGCTTCTCCTTTATAAGTCTTGCTAATCCCTTTTAATTCAATGGCCGTCTCCATGTTATCCACCTCTACTTTAATATTTATCCAATAAAAACTTGATCGGTATAATTGATACGATAATAATGATCAGGGCCGCCGGGGCCGCCATATGGTAGACCGCCTCACTGGCCTCCACCCAAACCCGGACCGCCAAAGTGTCGAAATTCGGTGGTCGAAGCAGCAGCGTTGCCGGCAGTTCCTTCATGGAACTGACAAAAACCAGAGCCCCTCCTGCGAAGAGCCCCGGAAGCATCAGGGGAAGGATCACCTTAAAGATCACTTTCCAGAAAGGTTCTCCCAGATTCCTCGCCGCTTCATCAATTTTCGGAGGGATCATTTCCAAAGAGGCGCTGCTGGACTGCATGGACTGGGGTAAAAACCGAATCAGGTAGGCAATCACAATCACAAAGGAGCTACCGTAGAGCACGGGAATATATTGGTTGAAGAAAAAAATGATCCCCAGGGCCACAATCACTCCCGGCAGGGCATACCCGGAGTAGCTTAATCGTTGCAAAATCGTAGTGAACTTCGACGGATACCGGGATTTTAAATAAACGATGGGAAAGGCCAATACCATGGAAAACCCTGCGGCAAGCAAGGAGACCTGAAGACTGTTCCCCAGGTAACCCCAGAAGCCTCCCTCCAGAGCGCCCTGGGACAGACCGATGGCCGA
The sequence above is drawn from the Isachenkonia alkalipeptolytica genome and encodes:
- a CDS encoding ABC transporter ATP-binding protein, with amino-acid sequence METAIELKGISKTYKGEARAAVCDVSLKVKRGSIITLLGPSGCGKTTTLRLIAGFERPESGEINIGGKLMAGDNTWVSPEKRKIGMVFQDYALFPHLNVEENIGFGYRGKDKKQRVQEVLEMVNLQGFENKGVHHLSGGQQQRVALARALAKRPEVVLLDEPFSNLDTNLKQTMRNEVKRILKKANATGILVSHDQKDALAISDEIVVMKDGIIQQKGSPKKIYQFPRNAFVAGFVGESNMMEGVVEPGKRWIATDIGRIPCNQYHILTEGEEVLLSLRPSGFEIAEEGDIKGVVESLSYVGEYLEARVAVVNQKKKKISLLVYLHPNEILKQGDPLNLRVSPNFVSVVKS
- a CDS encoding metal-dependent hydrolase — translated: MKIQFLGHSAFYVEGKNLKALIDPFLEEDLHQDFNVEELNYIFLTHGHGDHLGSTVELAKKSGATVVANHEICIYLSTFDVECHPMHIGGRTAFPFGKVKMTPALHGSGIQTDKGVINGGNPGGFLIENEGKKLYHAGDTGLTYDMQLLRVEEVDVALLPIGGNFTMDVEDALRAVDFIEPKIAIPMHYNTFPVIEASPNTFVEGMEKALGKILAPGESFQF